The Candida dubliniensis CD36 chromosome 5, complete sequence genome has a window encoding:
- a CDS encoding serine/threonine-protein kinase, putative (Similar to S. cerevisiae PRR1;~In S. cerevisiae: inhibits pheromone induced signalling downstream of MAPK, possibly at the level of the Ste12p transcription factor) has protein sequence MTTKSRNQPLSLNTNQSSTGAGTGANSIPPGTAITDNNQSFLLPGLASPPTISNSPIFQNPAPHSNRKMDLSIEVPSHQFETNEQTTTPIDINMNMLKYYEILQLPTPIFNTGSFANYNQPLSSLSSNSSNASISMSPPAFRSISRVCSLKQPKRYVSEPIPISSSTSENKVTTSPITPSSSPPTLQQEEIAKKEKQKTFYSKRLGLSFNFVEEIGKGNFSHVVLAKTNIYHNDSNGNSVSNNNHNQDVVDLAVAVKIISVPMESKQQVHNFKSFIRRELNILYHISHHPCITSLIDYEISLDIPIEQIESDVIIDDDEIYQKNSPQNLSMQPHSDIDKSSSPDQFIFMNYCNGGNLLHFLQKNNSKHHYLHHHHHHHHHHNHQQDHHDTIHYWQFLKRIVCELIATTAFLHKNLVIHRDLKLENILLLHDFESLVSLSSSVSFDELLMSNAISNLSDFGLSKKLSTQDQLLSTRCGSQDYIAPEILMGLKYNGKLTDTWSIGVIIYSILENRLPFDIPPPPPSSSATPHYNSSTSPNKGSPTVIKRRRSKTNSTAYRIAMIDWEWSKLDNANIEHYQESVKDNGNDTIPTEVLTIWKQLKSVVDTVLFRKEKRINVEQMLQLDEFKWITDCLPDFIVNV, from the coding sequence ATGACAACCAAACTGCGAAACCAACCGTTATCGTTAAATACAAACCAATCGAGCACCGGCGCTGGCACTGGTGCTAATTCGATACCTCCAGGTACTGCTATCACTGACAATAACCAATCCTTTTTATTACCAGGCTTAGCATCACCACCCACTATTTCAAATAGTCCAATATTCCAGAATCCAGCACCACATTCTAATAGAAAAATGGATTTAAGTATAGAAGTACCATCACATCAGTTTGAAACTAATGAACAAACCACCACTCCTATCGATATTAACATGAACATGCTCAAATACTATGAAATATTACAACTTCCCACACCAATTTTCAACACGGGGTCGTTTGCTAATTATAACCAaccattatcatcattgtcATCTAACTCTTCAAATgcatcaatatcaatgtCACCACCTGCATTCAGACTGATTTCCCGAGTTTGCAGTTTAAAGCAACCTAAAAGATATGTTTCTGAACCGATACCTATTTCTAGTTCGACGAGTGAAAATAAGGTCACCACTTCTCCAATTACACCATCTTCATCACCTCCAACattacaacaagaagagattgcaaagaaagaaaaacaaaagacaTTTTATTCTAAACGATTGGGATtgtcttttaattttgttgaagaaattggtAAAGGAAATTTTAGTCATGTTGTATTAGcaaaaaccaatatttaTCATAATGATAGCAATGGAAACAGTGTCAGCAATAACAACCATAACCaagatgttgttgatttggcAGTTGCTGTGAAAATTATATCTGTGCCGATGGAATCGAAACAACAGGTTCACAATTTCAAGTCATTTATTCGTCGtgaattgaatattttataCCATATTTCTCACCATCCCTGTATTACttcattgattgattaCGAAATATCTTTAGACATTCCTATCgaacaaattgaatcagACGTGATAATTGATGACGACGAAATATACCAGAAAAATTCACCCCAGAATTTGAGCATGCAGCCCCATTCCGacattgataaatcaagtTCTCCTGaccaatttatatttatgaaTTATTGTAATGGAGGGAACTTGCTTCATTTcttacaaaaaaacaacagcaaacatcattatcttcatcatcaccatcaccatcatcatcaccacaACCATCAACAAGATCACCACGATACCATACATTACTGGCAATTCTTGAAGCGAATAGTGTGTGAATTAATTGCCACCACCGCGTTTCTTCATAAAAATCTTGTAATCCACCGTGATTTGAAACTAgaaaatattcttttgttgCATGATTTTGAGTCGTTGGTGTCTTTATCGTCATCAGTatcatttgatgaattattaatgtCTAATGCTATTAGCAATTTGAGTGATTTTGGAttgtcaaaaaaattatcgACTCAAGATCAATTGTTAAGTACAAGATGTGGGTCCCAAGATTACATTGCACCCGAGATATTGATGGGATTGAAATATAATGGTAAATTAACAGATACCTGGTCAATTGGGGTTATTATTTACTCAATTTTAGAGAACCGATTACCATTCGATATTCCACCACCcccaccatcatcatcagcaaCGCCACATTACAATTCTTCAACCTCTCCTAATAAAGGATCCCCTACAGTcataaaaagaagaagatcgAAAACCAACAGTACAGCTTATAGAATTGCTATGATTGATTGGGAATGGTCCAAATTAGACAATGCCAATATAGAACATTATCAAGAGAGTGTGAAGGACAATGGGAATGATACAATTCCAACCGAAGTGTTGACAATTTggaaacaattgaaatcagTAGTTGATACTGTCTTATTTAGAAAAGAGAAGAGAATTAATGTTGAGCAAATGTTGCAATTGGATGAGTTTAAATGGATTACAGATTGTTTACCTGATTTCATTGTTAATGTGTAA
- a CDS encoding COPII coat assembly protein, putative (Similar to S. cerevisiae SEC16;~In S. cerevisiae: required for ER transport vesicle budding and autophagosome formation), which produces MSESSNENILESQESASQVTNDKTVTNDSHDLFGDDDQNTSNQQDDFFSNIQHPDQPDQPDQPDQPVIVTDDGVETVHKPNEEESPQEIPLEQEQISSQQPQQENVIDDLFGSSTHDDDFFSNHNQDGLNSVEIKSEENIEVPVEPVSEQRQDLQPQTATIPIDSKEEDPVVESLTNETDVIHHDQESTNKAVGISSESELTEEKSIVEKEQSIVEDIPGVANQSPGAKTLPTEQINHIDESEATAPNAEQSHNSSKLDQLFTESNEGDFFESISKDNLEQNASETNQKLEDLFVGSANKDGEDLGFLQQSQPHVTDAKSNDPISEAVVATGSANLDLFGDDDTNFLEELNPKEHQQQEEVKLSSATTVNAEDKLAALDLDDDLLLDDDFLEEGSAPPKVESSLPETKPIKHHYSYIPSSHSTNQKSVYAPPQVSGVDKNEFIKNLEQSKKKHDAYDFPDTLLVNKSRPAARHAPSSNKYGPASVSQTSIPSISSTSTLPPARDIKPSSSAPAAPTGAPPTSASILKVTKKSFFEDFPDEEEIPKPKRAGRAAAPVKAVNQIHSPQVLNQQVQQQKQQQQQSQQNTAPPPPSKTNKQPPVNPYMPKSGTSPILQQQTPVVHKSGIAAPNVNVPNSNAYAPQLNSFAFPPHQPNQKTNDYSPQLQSSAAAAAAPPPPTSLQPFPLIGQSQSAPVHHNRQPSNSINTNVNKVPSINSPYVPNAGPYAPSTHHRSHSRASSLVGGKGKEINPYAPALETVASGDIGQQQQQHQQQQQQQQQQQHLSPATAVLPPARARGFSNSKSNIYKSAPKVVNPEQLVFRQYPIFSFSINSNCSMIIPNTGYNQGTSINIGPISNLLKDKDIYATFPGPLSKNKTKKKDVEKWLESSSGYLRSLGKNDEFILNDILLQLIKYDGDVKNKEFLRSACSILNPNVNFDVNNFPTSGLTIGATNAHKLDNSGVNTVFTLIQSGNLEKALEYCVSRGDWALALIISGPENFSKIAAEYARNTFPFAKTNNKVLHIMPIILKVLGGNVSSVIEDLTAVVNEGEYANLHWREIISTIAICGSLKAIEFLIEFGKFLNKQGNFIGSEIAYIMAGLPFGHQNFMVLASGHNSMYTEVYEYALNLHKTMHFPHLLSLKLKHALTLADYGLINESQKYIDHINSSIKTLGNKSPFVTPNLLHEFQNLIMRITEAGSGDDQNNWFSGKISRVNLDKIWGQIDKFIVGGDESKNGNNNDGNTSGNASGSVFNKFSPSVSRNASSVNLHNYSQPSMIRQPLHAPYQPQPLSQLQQPQQQQQLLDQVYIERKPTTGFTPQPPPLVGHPSTTSVNKYSPSVKSSPRQAQQNKFEKYAPSTNSSHHNLSLVEERTSAVTSADGPEHPPNHSNHQQSINASAIPVPLPFPPPTPTPTPPVGVTRHTSRSPRNHHQSHQPSALPPQHPQHVQPVRDRSPLATRVYPYSNSVGGQFSTTSIGSIPSQIPLGGQTQTQTQTQTHGKQPSISSVISGDSIAAIGLGEQENVLPPSTGQIGQTGQAGQTGSSQVNKNEESYEFGDDHHYGHHDQPETIKESPELRGLQQSSTNEAPITKDITDDVVELNNPMVSETSHSPEKETDKSSSIVPIAPPRKSKSSRSNPYAPTTDNEAINDTKSSTVLTPGVDKLNVKKSKSGSRTRTRTNKYGPPSEVNNNQSTIDISPPSVTNNVGNEDSIDMFSYGGYQNDSNPQMKQSSQSSEFNQSVGTSVNIPPPLQPQLAVPERVPTKNITNIDDSFDESSLVADTSINYTTTNNNNNNNNNDSSSSSMINKPYGHTNIGSGSVNSTPLILNQGNTNMKLSNISTISVSGTAPGTSGAFDGFPIPGSPDETTRPNSIFGGHSRGLFSSRLSESQSVLYQQYAIVDDTVGDYVPIMEEDEDEENEEVKQQQKQKQKEKEQELRRKQEQEQQQKAMAKNNNNSSGSGGGGSGGGKFFNLFGGGGGIGGKNNKKQDNDTKVYKAHLGQKNTFVYDEKLKRWIDKSKPLEEQLQANLPPPPPPSMKKKPNPVGNNNGNNNGNGGPPPPPPPPMVTPNSTPTPGGNDSSTIATGGLSTPIPASAPPSRMSNNSKPTPINRPKSSLATVSGLDDLLSLTEDNIPNGRLGAKGAGGGSGTTGGGSRRNKPKRRGYVNVMEK; this is translated from the coding sequence ATGTCAGAATCAAGTAATGAAAATATCCTTGAAAGTCAGGAACTGGCACTGCAAGTAACTAATGACAAGACTGTGACTAATGACAGCCATGATTTGTTTGGTGATGACGATCAAAACACATCGAATCAACAGGACGATTTTTTCTCCAATATACAACACCCAGATCAACCAGATCAACCAGATCAACCAGATCAACCAGTGATTGTGACCGATGATGGTGTAGAAACCGTTCATAAACCAAATGAAGAGGAACTGCCACAAGAAATACCGCTTGAACAAGAGCAAATACTGCtgcaacaaccacaacaagaaaatgtgattgatgatttgtTCGGTAGTAGCACccatgatgatgatttctTCAGTAATCACAATCAAGATGGTCTCAACAGTGTTGAAATAAAATCAGAAGAAAATATAGAGGTACCGGTAGAGCCAGTTTCTGAACAACGTCAAGATTTACAACCCCAGACAGCAACAATTCCCATTGACagcaaagaagaagatccTGTTGTTGAAAGTCTAACTAACGAAACAGATGTTATTCATCATGATCAAGAGTCAACGAATAAAGCTGTTGGTATTTCTAGTGAGCTGGAATTAACtgaagaaaaatcaatagTGGAGAAAGAACAATCAATTGTCGAAGATATACCTGGCGTCGCTAATCAATCACCTGGGGCCAAGACTTTACCGACAGAACAGATTAATCATATTGATGAATCTGAAGCAACTGCACCAAATGCTGAACAGTCGCACAATAGCTCCAAATTAGATCAATTATTCACCGAATCAAATGAAGGCGATTTCTTTGAAAGCATTTCTAAAGATAATTTGGAGCAAAACGCATCCGagacaaatcaaaaacttGAAGATCTTTTTGTTGGCTCTGCAAACAAAGATGGCGAAGATCTTGgttttcttcaacaatCACAACCTCACGTTACAGATGCAAAGTCAAATGATCCAATTTCTGAAGCAGTTGTAGCTACTGGATCGGCCAATTTAGATTTATTTGGTGACGATGATACGAATTTCcttgaagaattaaatcCAAAGGAACATCAACAGCAGGAAGAAGTGAAGCTATCATCAGCCACAACTGTTAATGCAGAGGATAAATTAGCAGCTTTAGATTTAGATGAcgatttattattagatgatgattttttggaAGAAGGTTCGGCACCGCCAAAAGTTGAAAGTTCTTTACCAGAAACCAAGCCAATAAAACACCACTATTCGTACATTCCTAGTAGCCATTCTACCAATCAGAAATCTGTATATGCGCCACCACAAGTTTCTGGAgttgataaaaatgaatttattaaaaactTGGAACAATCTAAGAAAAAACATGATGCATATGATTTCCCAGATACATTATTGGTAAACAAGTCAAGACCGGCTGCTAGACATGCACCTTCATCAAACAAATATGGTCCAGCATCTGTATCACAAACGAGTATCCCATCTATCTCCTCAACAAGCACTTTGCCACCTGCAAGAGATATAAAACCTAGCTCACTGGCACCAGCAGCACCTACAGGGGCACCTCCAACTAGTGCAAGCATTTTAAAAGTTACAaagaaatcattttttgaagattttccagacgaagaagaaattcCTAAACCTAAACGTGCAGGCCGAGCAGCTGCGCCAGTTAAGGCGgtgaatcaaattcattcaCCACAAGTTTTGAATCAGCAggtacaacaacaaaaacaacagcagcagcagaGTCAACAGAATACAGCACCACCCCCACCTTCGAAAACCAACAAACAGCCTCCTGTCAATCCGTATATGCCAAAATCTGGTACATCACCAATCTTACAACAGCAAACCCCTGTTGTACATAAAAGCGGTATTGCTGCTCCAAATGTGAATGTCCCAAATTCAAACGCTTATGCTCCtcaattaaattcatttgCATTTCCACCACATCAACCGAACCAGAAGACTAATGATTATTCCCCACAGTTGCAATCttctgctgctgctgctgctgctccaccaccacctacTAGCTTGCAGCCATTTCCTCTCATTGGTCAATCGCAATCGGCACCAGTTCATCACAATCGTCAACCATCCAACTCAATTAACACTAATGTTAATAAAGTGCCATCAATTAACAGTCCATATGTTCCTAATGCTGGGCCATATGCCCCACTGACTCACCACAGATCTCATTCAAGAGCTAGTTCATTGGTTGGGGGTAAAGGCAAAGAAATAAATCCTTATGCTCCTGCATTAGAGACGGTAGCCAGTGGCGATATTggtcaacaacaacagcagcaccagcaacaacaacaacaacaacaacaacaacaacacctTTCACCAGCAACTGCGGTTTTACCACCAGCCAGAGCTCGTGGATTTTCCAACTCAAAAAGTAATATCTATAAATCTGCTCCAAAAGTTGTCAACCCTGAGCAATTGGTTTTCAGACAGTACCCgatttttagttttagtatcaattccaattgttcCATGATTATTCCAAATACAGGGTATAATCAAGGAACAAGTATTAATATTGGACcaatttctaatttattgaaagatAAAGATATATATGCCACTTTCCCTGGTCCTTTATCTAAGAACAAAACTAAGAAAAAAGACGTTGAAAAATGGTTAGAACTGTCATCCGGCTATTTACGAAGTTTAGggaaaaatgatgaatttattttaaatgatattttgttacaattgattaaatatGATGGTGATgtgaaaaataaagaatttttaaGATCTGCATGTCTGATTCTTAACCCTAATGTCAATTTTGATGTTAATAATTTTCCAACGTCTGGGTTGACTATTGGAGCTACAAATGCTCATAAATTGGATAATTCAGGTGTCAATACTGTATTCACTTTAATTCAATCAGGGAATTTAGAAAAAGCATTGGAATATTGTGTATCTCGTGGTGATTGGGCATTAGCATTAATTATTAGTGGTCCGGAAAACTTTAGCAAGATTGCTGCTGAATATGCTAGAAATACATTCCCATTTGctaaaacaaacaataaagTATTACATATAATGccaattattttgaaagttCTTGGTGGTAATGTTTCTAGTGTTATTGAAGATTTAACAGCAGTTGTAAATGAAGGAGAATATGCTAATTTGCATTGGAGAGAAAtcatttcaacaattgcAATTTGTGGATCATTAAAGgcaattgaatttttaattgaatttgggaaatttttgaataaacaAGGTAATTTTATTGGTAGTGAGATTGCTTATATTATGGCAGGATTACCATTTGGTCATCAGAATTTTATGGTGTTGGCATCTGGTCATAATTCCATGTATACTGAAGTTTATGAATATGCATTAAATTTACACAAGACAATGCATTTCCCACATTTATTGTCGTTAAAGTTGAAACATGCATTAACTTTGGCAGATTAtggattaattaatgaatcacAAAAGTATATTGATCATATTAATTCTAGTATTAAGACCTTGGGTAATAAATCACCTTTTGTCACACCTAATTTACTTCatgaatttcaaaatttgattatgaGAATAACTGAAGCTGGATCTGGTGACGATCAAAATAATTGGTTCTCGGGTAAGATTAGTAGAGTTAATCTTGATAAGATTTGGGgacaaattgataaatttattgttggtggtgatgaACTGAAAAATGgcaacaataatgatggCAATACAAGTGGCAATGCAAGTGGTAGtgttttcaacaaattcagTCCTTCAGTGTCGAGAAATGCTTCTAGTGTGAATCTACATAATTATTCACAGCCTTCAATGATTAGACAGCCATTACATGCACCATatcaaccacaaccactatcacaattacaacaaccacaacaacagcaacaattattggatcaagtttatattgaaagaaaaccaACAACTGGGTTTACtccacaaccaccaccattagtTGGTCATCCATCTACGACATCAGTAAATAAATACTCTCCAAGTGTTAAATCAAGTCCTCGTCAAGCACAACAGAATaagtttgaaaaatatgcTCCAAGTACTAATTCATCTCATCATAATCTTAGTCttgttgaagaaagaaCGTCTGCCGTTACTAGTGCTGATGGTCCTGAACATCCTCCTAACCATTCTAACCACCAACAAAGTATCAATGCATCAGCAATACCTGTACCACTCCCATtcccaccaccaacaccCACACCGACACCTCCAGTGGGTGTGACACGCCATACATCTAGGTCTCCACgtaatcatcatcaactgCATCAACCATCAGcattaccaccacaacaTCCACAACATGTACAACCAGTTAGGGATCGATCTCCATTAGCAACACGAGTTTATCCTTATAGCAATAGTGTTGGAGGACAATTTTCTACTACATCAATTGGTTCTATTCCTAGTCAAATACCACTTGGTGGACAGACTCAGACTCAGACTCAGACTCAGACTCATGGGAAACAACCTTCAATTTCAAGTGTCATTTCTGGGGATAGTATTGCAGCAATTGGTTTAGGAGAACAAGAGAATGTTTTGCCTCCCTCAACTGGACAAATAGGACAAACTGGACAAGCAGGACAAACAGGTTCGAGTCAAgtaaacaaaaatgaaGAGAGTTATGAATTTGGGGATGATCATCATTATGGTCATCATGATCAACCTGAAACCATTAAGGAATCTCCAGAATTAAGAGGATTACAACAATCACTGACTAATGAAGCGCCAATTACTAAAGACATTACCGACGATGTAGTAGAGTTAAATAATCCTATGGTATCAGAAACTTCACACAGTccagaaaaagaaacagacAAGTCAAGTAGTATAGTTCCAATTGCTCCTccaagaaaatcaaaatcttctAGATCTAATCCATATGCTCCAACCACAGATAATGAAGCTATTAATGATACGAAATCATCTACAGTATTGACACCTGGTGTTGACAAGCTCAAtgtcaaaaaatcaaaatcaggatcaagaacaagaacaagaacaaataaatatggACCACCATCAGAggttaataataatcaatccacaattgatatttcaCCACCATCTGTTACTAATAATGTTGGTAATGAAGATTCTATTGATATGTTTTCTTATGGTGGATATCAAAATGATTCTAATCCACAAATGAAACAATCATCACAATCATCAGAATTTAATCAAAGTGTAGGTACTTCTGTAAAtataccaccaccattacaACCACAATTGGCGGTTCCAGAAAGAGTTCCAACTAAGAATATTActaatattgatgatagTTTTGATGAAAGTAGTTTGGTAGCAGATACATCAATAAACtatactactactaataataataataataataataataatgatagtagtagtagtagtatgATAAATAAACCATATGGACATACAAATATTGGATCAGGATCAGTTAATCTGACACcattaattttgaatcaaGGTAATACAAATatgaaattatcaaatattagTACTATTAGTGTTTCAGGAACAGCACCAGGAACAAGTGGAGCATTTGATGGATTTCCTATACCAGGATCACCTGATGAAACTACTAGACCAAATTCTATATTTGGTGGTCATAGTAGAggattattttcttcaagaTTATCGGAATCACAAAGTGTAttatatcaacaatatgccattgttgatgatactGTTGGAGATTATGTTCCTATTAtggaagaagatgaagatgaagaaaatgaagaagttAAACAGCAGCAGAAACAGAAgcagaaagaaaaagaacaagaattgaGAAGAAAGCAAGAGCAAgagcaacaacagaaaGCTATGGCCaagaataacaataatagtagtggtagtggtggtggcggtagtggtggtgggaaattctttaatttatttggtggtggtggtggtattggtggtaaaaataataaaaaacaagatAATGATACTAAAGTTTATAAAGCACATTTAGGACAAAAGAATACTTTTGTttatgatgaaaaattaaaacgTTGGATAGATAAAAGTAAACCATTAGAAGAACAATTACAAGCTAATCTTCCACCTCCTCCTCCACCatcaatgaagaaaaaaccTAATCCtgttggtaataataatggtaataataatggtaatggtggtcctccaccaccaccaccacctccaaTGGTTACACCTAATTCAACTCCAACTCCAGGAGGAAACGATCTGTCTACAATTGCAACAGGAGGATTATCAACTCCAATTCCAGCATCAGCTCCACCATCAAGAATGAGTAACAATAGTAAACCTACACCAATAAATCGACCAAAGAGTAGTTTAGCTACTGTTTCTGGATtagatgatttattatcattaactGAGGATAATATTCCAAATGGTAGATTAGGAGCTAAAGgtgctggtggtggttcAGGTACTACAGGAGGTGGAAGTAGAAGAAATAAACCTAAACGTCGTGGATATGTGAATGTTATGGAGAAATAG